One segment of Cystobacter fuscus DSM 2262 DNA contains the following:
- a CDS encoding CbiX/SirB N-terminal domain-containing protein yields the protein MSTPPSHPGILFVGHGSRDAQAIAEVHRFVDAYREAHPQRRVGLGFVELTEPALPEALDAIASEVPEVLVVPLFLFTAKHVKNDIPLALATARKNHPGVRFLAVKAFGVHPDLAQLAFERTQARTGPLSPQDAARTVVVMLGRGSSDPDANGDFCKLTRLYAEGRGFAQVQPAFVGIAKPSLEEALEWMARARPERILVAPYLLFTGVLLQKIHAQVALFAERYPWLRAEVAPHLADGGMSPLVQHVDRRIEEALAGGVPLPCDGCQYRVPLTGLQENVGGLKALLWSIRHRETHTQAAPHPHAHRAMEKHVLVCGNADCAERGSVALIEALRRKLKEVGKGRTVRITRTACMGRCGEGPTVAVYPDGIWYRGVTEADARELVEEHLVGDRLVSRLVDNIMQ from the coding sequence GTGAGCACCCCTCCTTCCCACCCCGGCATCCTCTTCGTCGGACACGGCAGCCGCGATGCGCAGGCCATCGCGGAGGTGCACCGTTTCGTGGACGCCTACCGCGAGGCCCATCCGCAGCGGCGCGTGGGCCTGGGCTTCGTGGAGCTCACCGAGCCGGCCCTCCCCGAGGCGCTGGACGCCATCGCCTCCGAGGTACCGGAGGTGCTCGTCGTCCCGCTCTTCCTCTTCACCGCGAAGCACGTGAAGAACGACATTCCGCTGGCGCTCGCCACGGCGCGCAAGAATCACCCGGGCGTGCGCTTCCTCGCGGTGAAGGCCTTCGGCGTCCATCCGGACCTCGCGCAACTGGCCTTCGAGCGCACCCAGGCCCGCACCGGACCGCTCTCCCCCCAGGACGCGGCGCGCACGGTGGTGGTGATGCTGGGGCGGGGCTCGTCGGATCCGGACGCCAACGGCGACTTCTGCAAGCTGACCCGCCTCTACGCGGAGGGCAGGGGCTTCGCCCAGGTGCAACCGGCCTTCGTCGGCATCGCGAAGCCCTCGCTGGAGGAGGCGCTGGAGTGGATGGCCCGGGCCCGGCCGGAGCGCATCCTGGTGGCGCCCTACCTCCTCTTCACCGGGGTGCTGTTGCAGAAGATCCACGCCCAGGTGGCCCTCTTCGCCGAGCGCTACCCCTGGTTGCGCGCCGAGGTGGCTCCGCACCTGGCGGACGGCGGCATGTCGCCGCTCGTCCAACACGTGGACCGGCGCATCGAGGAGGCCCTCGCGGGCGGGGTGCCGCTGCCGTGCGATGGCTGCCAGTACCGCGTGCCGCTCACGGGCCTCCAGGAGAACGTCGGCGGCCTCAAGGCGCTGCTCTGGAGCATCCGCCACCGGGAGACGCACACCCAGGCGGCGCCCCATCCCCACGCCCACCGCGCCATGGAGAAGCACGTGCTGGTCTGCGGCAACGCCGACTGCGCCGAGCGCGGCAGCGTGGCGCTGATCGAGGCGCTGCGCCGCAAGCTCAAGGAAGTGGGCAAGGGGCGCACGGTGCGCATCACCCGGACGGCCTGCATGGGCCGCTGTGGCGAGGGGCCCACCGTGGCCGTCTACCCGGATGGCATCTGGTATCGCGGCGTCACGGAGGCGGATGCCCGGGAGCTCGTGGAAGAGCACCTGGTGGGAGATCGCCTCGTGTCCCGCCTGGTCGACAACATCATGCAGTAG
- a CDS encoding energy-coupling factor ABC transporter ATP-binding protein: MKAALALEALSVGNPGGPAILSGLSLEVRPGEVVALLGANGCGKTTLLRGIAGLVPERAGKVWLRGQVAPRGAVARTEAGLALAFQNPDDQLFGTTVGEDVAIGPMHQGLAPDAVRARVDEALAATGLAHLAQRPIEALSFGEKKRACLAGVLAMHPAVLLLDEPTAGLDPVGERETAGLLRRLARERDVALVVSTHATDEVPFFADRVAILGEGRLLAFGAPAEVFRDAALLARAHLRAPAVAELWAQLAPFLPKSGEAPPLTVAEAARRLLPHLVPTSQEVHP; the protein is encoded by the coding sequence GTGAAGGCGGCGCTCGCACTCGAGGCGCTCTCGGTGGGAAACCCCGGTGGCCCCGCCATCCTCTCCGGCCTGTCCCTCGAGGTGCGGCCGGGAGAGGTGGTCGCGTTGCTCGGCGCCAACGGGTGCGGCAAGACGACGCTGCTGCGCGGCATCGCGGGGCTGGTGCCGGAGCGCGCCGGCAAGGTGTGGCTGCGCGGACAGGTGGCTCCGCGCGGAGCGGTGGCCCGGACCGAAGCGGGCCTGGCGCTCGCCTTCCAGAATCCGGATGACCAGCTCTTCGGCACCACGGTCGGAGAGGACGTGGCCATCGGGCCGATGCATCAGGGGCTCGCCCCGGACGCGGTGCGGGCCCGGGTGGACGAGGCGCTCGCGGCCACCGGGCTGGCGCACCTGGCGCAGCGCCCCATCGAGGCGCTGAGCTTCGGGGAGAAGAAGCGGGCCTGTCTCGCGGGCGTGCTGGCGATGCATCCGGCGGTGCTGCTGCTCGATGAGCCCACCGCCGGGTTGGATCCGGTGGGCGAGCGCGAGACGGCGGGACTGCTGCGGCGTCTGGCGCGCGAGCGCGACGTGGCCCTGGTGGTCTCCACCCATGCCACCGACGAAGTGCCCTTCTTCGCCGATCGGGTGGCCATTCTCGGCGAGGGGCGATTGCTCGCCTTCGGTGCTCCCGCGGAGGTCTTCCGGGACGCGGCGCTGCTGGCGCGGGCGCATCTGCGCGCACCGGCCGTCGCCGAGTTGTGGGCCCAACTCGCGCCCTTCCTTCCCAAGTCAGGGGAGGCCCCGCCCCTCACGGTCGCCGAGGCCGCCCGGCGCCTCCTCCCTCACCTCGTCCCCACCAGCCAGGAAGTGCACCCGTGA